DNA from Corynebacterium stationis:
GGTGCCTGCTGATGGGCGAGGTCACCTGGGCTAATGTCTTCGGCGGCATGCTGGTCGGCTTTGGCATTGTCTTCTTCCTGCCGCTGCCGGCGATGCCGATTTCTGAGCTCAATGTCTCTTGGGGTCGACTCATCCGGTACATGTTCATCTGGACTGGGGACCTGTTATGGGCGTCGGTCAAGGTGGCCTGGATTGCTGTTCGTCCCGGCGAAAAACCTAAGAACGCTATTTTGCGCGCTCCGATGCGCGTGGAAAATGAGCTGGTCCTAAGCCTCGCCGTGGTTTTGTACAACCTGCAGCCCGGCGGCACGGTCGCAGAAATTGATATTGCGAACCGAATGCTCACCGTGCACGTTCTTGAGGCCACCACACAAGCTGATATCGACCGCGAAGTCGCCAACTTAGTCAGCCTTGAGCGCCACATGATTTCTATCTTCGAAGGGAAACACAAATAATGGATCCCGCAATTTATAACTCACTTTTGTCTATCGCTGCGGCGATGTTTGTTATCTCCTTCCTTCTCACCACCTGGCGCATTGTCAAAGGCCCAAACTCCATGGACCGCCTGGTGGGCATGGATGGTTTCGTCGCAATGTGCCAGTGTGCCGTAGCCGTCTACATCTGCTGGACGCTGGATACCACGGTGACTAATGCCATGCTGGTCGTTGCGTTACTGGGCTTTATTTCCACGGTTTCTGTCACTCGCTTTAGAAAGAGGGATAACTAATGAGTTACGCATTTTTTGCCGATGTTGTTTCCCTTATCTTGATTTTCGCCGGTGCACTGCTGGTGCTATCCGCGGCGATTGGCGTGGCGCGTTTCCAAGATCCGATGTCGCGCATTCACTTTGTCACCAAGCCGCAGACCGTGGGCTTGATTTTCACCATCCTGGGCGCAGGTATTCGCGTGACCGGATCCGAATCTTTCGGCGTTGCTGAGCGCGCTGACTTAGGCATTTTATTCTTGCTGGTTGTCTTTGCTTTGGCCACCAGCCCGGTCACGGCGCAGCGCATGACACGTATTTCGCGCCGCGAAGGTCTCTATGCTGACGATGACCACATGTCGCGCAATGACCAGCCTGCGACAAAGCAGATGCGGCGCAAATAAAAATCTAGGCGTACGCTTGGCGTAGTTCTAATGCAAATATTGCCACCCGAGTAGATAGAGATATCAAGCGTGAAAAAGACCTGGGGCGTCACTTCGCTAGCCCTTGCCCTAGCCGCGTTTGCGGCGTGGGCAGTTTTTCAGATTCTCCACTTTGATGGCCACCATGCTTTGACGTGGCGTGTGCCTTTAGACCTTTATATCTATGCTGCGGCCGGCACAGATGTTGCCTCCGGCGGGCAGCTTTACGATGCAGCCTACGTCGGCAAATTGCCTTTCACCTACCCGCCGTTTGCGGGCACGGTATTTATGGCGCTTAGTTATTTGAGCGAAAATTGGCTGGTTATTCTCTGGCAAGGTGGCACAGCGCTCGCGCTTTTCACTGTCTTTCTACTGGTCTTTCGCGAGCGCGGCTACGGCTACCGCGCCTCCAATTGGCTGCTGTCTCTCTTGTTAACTGCTGCGGCGCTAGCTTTCGTGCCTTTTCACGGCACGCTATTTTTCGGCCAGATCAATATCTTCTTGATGTTGCTGGTGGCCCTAGATTTCTTGCCCAAGCGCCGTCTGCCCGGCATCGGCATTGGCCTTGCCGCGGGTTTGAAACTCACCCCTGCATTTTTGGGCCTGGCCTTGTTATTTCAGCGTCGCTGGTGGTCGGCAGCCATCTCCGTGGTGACTTTTGCGCTAACCGTGGGCGTCGGCTTTCTTACTATTCCCGATGCCCAAGACTTCTGGGAACGTGCCATCTTTGATTCTTCGCGCGTGGGCGATCACAGCAATCCCGGTGCGCAATCGATTCGCTCGCTTCTCGAGCGCGAATTCAACATCGAAGGCGGCCTCTGGTGGGTCATTGCCATCGTGGTGGTCTTCGCACTGACCTGCATCGCGGTGCGTCTTGCCTGCAAACGACACAATGGCACCGTGGCGATGGCGCTGACCGGTATCTCTTCGTGTCTGATTTCCCCGTTTTCCTGGTTCCACCACTGGGTGTGGGTGCTTCCGCTACTGCTGGCACTCATGCTGACAGTCAATCAGTGGTTGGGACATCGCCTACCCGGCATTTTCGGCGCGCAAGTCGCGGGCTTGGCTTCATTCGTGGTGTTGATTATCTTCGCGCTGCCCTTTGTTGCCAAGCAGGCCTGGGAAGGCACGGCTTATCAGCACCTCGATGACTTTGGAACCTTAGGCGCGCTAGCTTTTACCGGCACCGGCATAATTTTTATCGCTGGCTACGCACTCACTGGTCTTCTCCGCACGCGCCCATCCGAAAAATCGATCACCTAATCGGCTAACCAGCCCGGTTGGCTAGTTAGCTCTTGCTAGCTGTGGGGATCTCCCCGGTTTTAAATCAGATCCATTGCTCCCATGCTGCTCACGTGGTGCGTGTTCTCCACGAGCCTGCCGCCTGGGGTGTGCAGGCGGACTTTGCCGCGGTGTCGGCGCATCCTGCCGCGCTTGGGTTTACCCGGACTTGGTCGTTTCCGTTTCTTGCGCGGACCATCATCATTGACACCGTTGTGGTACTTACACAGCATCGTCAGATTCGATGGCTTGGTGTGTCCGCCGTGTTTGTGAGCGTCGATGTGGTGAACTTGGCATCTATCGGCCGGTACGGTGCAGTCCGGCCACGGGCACACCAGGTTTTCCGCCATGGCCAAGGTGCGCAGCTTCTCTGATGCGAAACGGGCTTCGTAGAGATTCACCGGTCCGGCGGTGGGGTGGAAAAGACCGACATAGAGCTTGTCACCAAGGGAGCCGGCCATCGCAGCGTTGATGAATTCAGCGCCAGTCATTGTCGTGCCGTCGGATAAAGCAACAATGACGTCCTCGCCTTTGCCGCAGGAAACTTTCGCGAAATCATCAAGACCAATAGCAATCACGGTGCGGTATTCCGGCTTGATGAGCCCAGTGCCGGTGCCTTCAACAAGGTCCCAGAAGGGCTCCAGAAGTGCTTCTGAGCGTAGCTGGTCATCATCCTTGATGGCGGCGTCAGGCGTCTTTTCTAAATCGGTAAT
Protein-coding regions in this window:
- a CDS encoding Na+/H+ antiporter subunit E; this encodes MNKYLTGARHRFRPTFILWLTIMWCLLMGEVTWANVFGGMLVGFGIVFFLPLPAMPISELNVSWGRLIRYMFIWTGDLLWASVKVAWIAVRPGEKPKNAILRAPMRVENELVLSLAVVLYNLQPGGTVAEIDIANRMLTVHVLEATTQADIDREVANLVSLERHMISIFEGKHK
- a CDS encoding monovalent cation/H+ antiporter complex subunit F, which gives rise to MDPAIYNSLLSIAAAMFVISFLLTTWRIVKGPNSMDRLVGMDGFVAMCQCAVAVYICWTLDTTVTNAMLVVALLGFISTVSVTRFRKRDN
- a CDS encoding monovalent cation/H(+) antiporter subunit G gives rise to the protein MSYAFFADVVSLILIFAGALLVLSAAIGVARFQDPMSRIHFVTKPQTVGLIFTILGAGIRVTGSESFGVAERADLGILFLLVVFALATSPVTAQRMTRISRREGLYADDDHMSRNDQPATKQMRRK
- a CDS encoding glycosyltransferase 87 family protein, encoding MKKTWGVTSLALALAAFAAWAVFQILHFDGHHALTWRVPLDLYIYAAAGTDVASGGQLYDAAYVGKLPFTYPPFAGTVFMALSYLSENWLVILWQGGTALALFTVFLLVFRERGYGYRASNWLLSLLLTAAALAFVPFHGTLFFGQINIFLMLLVALDFLPKRRLPGIGIGLAAGLKLTPAFLGLALLFQRRWWSAAISVVTFALTVGVGFLTIPDAQDFWERAIFDSSRVGDHSNPGAQSIRSLLEREFNIEGGLWWVIAIVVVFALTCIAVRLACKRHNGTVAMALTGISSCLISPFSWFHHWVWVLPLLLALMLTVNQWLGHRLPGIFGAQVAGLASFVVLIIFALPFVAKQAWEGTAYQHLDDFGTLGALAFTGTGIIFIAGYALTGLLRTRPSEKSIT
- a CDS encoding HNH endonuclease signature motif containing protein, with the protein product MDKYEEFMALTSQAIGILKDMSKRSPYDMASDGMARKTAKSFTQLSDVLFGPTDSPRLQRESVALAEERGLSLEYLEMVEKHAKKLQKRGAAWRLRAELIAFEGTFEEVEAYAKKRVMEEGGDKPKQRGVRLGRVVDGLRTISITDTQRRITDLEKTPDAAIKDDDQLRSEALLEPFWDLVEGTGTGLIKPEYRTVIAIGLDDFAKVSCGKGEDVIVALSDGTTMTGAEFINAAMAGSLGDKLYVGLFHPTAGPVNLYEARFASEKLRTLAMAENLVCPWPDCTVPADRCQVHHIDAHKHGGHTKPSNLTMLCKYHNGVNDDGPRKKRKRPSPGKPKRGRMRRHRGKVRLHTPGGRLVENTHHVSSMGAMDLI